From Rhododendron vialii isolate Sample 1 chromosome 10a, ASM3025357v1, the proteins below share one genomic window:
- the LOC131302420 gene encoding uncharacterized protein LOC131302420 isoform X3, which translates to MSFAFPRFIFHFGVSPKPSNLPTNHGFFLFSPKKRRFNTTTPLISAQLSSENLLVVVGGGAAGIYGAIRAKTLAPDLNVVVIEKGKPLSKVKISGGGRCNVTNGHCTDNLILADHYPRGYKELRGSFFSEHGPKDTMSWFTDHGVELKTEDDGRVFPASNNSSSVVDCLLSEAKQRGGAYLSSTGKVVTTASMTAGGKFLLKIEKRTVDSVEHVEANYLLIASGSSRQGYTLATQLGHSIIDPVPSLFTFKIEDPQLAELSGVMVSFPKVRAKLKLETVGRSIPHLTQVGPMLVTHWGLSGPVILRLSAWGARNLFSSDYRGTLFVDFIPDLHSEDVKSFLIEHKNQFVKQKVLNSWPSEFGLVKRFWKYVLDREGLNGDTLWASLSNNALLSVASQLKQCSFVLKGKGIFKDEFVTAGGVPMSEVALSTMESRIQSNLFLAGEVLNVDGITGGFNFQNAWSGGYIAGTSIGNLAVAAGLKDEVELSLRSS; encoded by the exons ATGAGCTTCGCATTCCCGCGTTTCATCTTCCATTTCGGGGTTTCTCCCAAGCCTTCAAACCTCCCAACAAACCAtggcttcttcctcttctcccccAAGAAAAGAAGATTCAATACAACCACCCCCCTCATTTCTGCTCAACTG TCAAGTGAGAACCTACTGGTGGTGGTTGGGGGTGGAGCGGCCGGAATTTACGGAGCGATTAGGGCTAAGACTTTGGCACCTGATCTCAACGTGGTGGTTATTGAAAAGGGGAAGCCTTTGTCAaag GTAAAAATATCTGGAGGTGGGCGATGCAACGTGACAAATGGGCATTGCACTGACAACTTG ATTCTGGCAGATCATTATCCTAGGGGTTATAAGGAACTCAGAGGCTCTTTCTTCAGCGAGCATGGTCCGAAGGATACCATGTCCTGGTTTACTGATCACGGGGTGGAACTGAAG ACTGAGGATGATGGGAGGGTTTTTCCTGCTAGTAACAACTCGTCTTCTGTAGTCGACTGCCTGTTGTCAGAAGCAAAGCAGAGGGGAGGTGCGTATTTGTCCTCG ACTGGAAAAGTTGTTACAACGGCGTCTATGACTGCTGGTGGGAAGTTCCTTCTGAAGATTGAGAAGCGTACAGTTGATAGTGTGGAACATGTTGAAgctaattatcttttaattgcAAGTGGTAGTAGCAGGCAG GGGTATACTCTTGCTACTCAACTTGGTCATTCTATCATAGATCCAGTACCAAGCTTATTCACTTTCAAGATTGAGGATCCCCAGTTGGCAGAGTTATCTGGTGTAATG GTTTCATTCCCTAAAGTTAGAGCAAAGTTAAAGCTAGAAACTGTTGGGAGGAGTATACCACACCTTACACAG GTTGGACCCATGTTAGTCACGCACTGGGGACTGAGTGGACCAGTAATCCTTCGATTGTCTGCTTGGGGAGCCCGCAATCTGTTCAGTTCTGATTACAGAG GTACACTATTCGTGGATTTTATTCCTGACCTTCATAGTGAAGATGTGAAGTCCTTTCTTATTGAGCACAAGAATCAGTTTGTG AAGCAAAAAGTGCTGAATTCGTGGCCTTCAGAATTTGGCCTTGTGAAGAGATTTTGGAAATATGTACTAGATCGTGAG GGTTTAAATGGGGATACCTTGTGGGCTTCTCTTTCAAACAATGCATTATTATCTGTTGCTTCTCAGTTGAAGCAGTGTTCATTCGTATTGAAAGGGAAG GGCATATTTAAGGACGAATTCGTCACCGCTGGAGGCGTTCCAATGTCtgag GTAGCACTTAGCACAATGGAGAGCAGGATACAGTCAAATCTATTCTTGGCTGGAGAG GTACTAAATGTTGATGGAATTACTGGAGGTTTCAATTTCCAG AATGCTTGGTCGGGTGGATACATTGCGGGAACGAGCATTGGCAATCTCGCAGTAGCTGCTGGTCTGAAGGATGAAGTAGAATTAAGCCTACGGAGTAGTTAA
- the LOC131302420 gene encoding uncharacterized protein LOC131302420 isoform X2, whose amino-acid sequence MSFAFPRFIFHFGVSPKPSNLPTNHGFFLFSPKKRRFNTTTPLISAQLSSENLLVVVGGGAAGIYGAIRAKTLAPDLNVVVIEKGKPLSKVKISGGGRCNVTNGHCTDNLILADHYPRGYKELRGSFFSEHGPKDTMSWFTDHGVELKTEDDGRVFPASNNSSSVVDCLLSEAKQRGGAYLSSVLHVLLQTGKVVTTASMTAGGKFLLKIEKRTVDSVEHVEANYLLIASGSSRQGYTLATQLGHSIIDPVPSLFTFKIEDPQLAELSGVSFPKVRAKLKLETVGRSIPHLTQVGPMLVTHWGLSGPVILRLSAWGARNLFSSDYRGTLFVDFIPDLHSEDVKSFLIEHKNQFVKQKVLNSWPSEFGLVKRFWKYVLDREGLNGDTLWASLSNNALLSVASQLKQCSFVLKGKGIFKDEFVTAGGVPMSEVALSTMESRIQSNLFLAGEVLNVDGITGGFNFQNAWSGGYIAGTSIGNLAVAAGLKDEVELSLRSS is encoded by the exons ATGAGCTTCGCATTCCCGCGTTTCATCTTCCATTTCGGGGTTTCTCCCAAGCCTTCAAACCTCCCAACAAACCAtggcttcttcctcttctcccccAAGAAAAGAAGATTCAATACAACCACCCCCCTCATTTCTGCTCAACTG TCAAGTGAGAACCTACTGGTGGTGGTTGGGGGTGGAGCGGCCGGAATTTACGGAGCGATTAGGGCTAAGACTTTGGCACCTGATCTCAACGTGGTGGTTATTGAAAAGGGGAAGCCTTTGTCAaag GTAAAAATATCTGGAGGTGGGCGATGCAACGTGACAAATGGGCATTGCACTGACAACTTG ATTCTGGCAGATCATTATCCTAGGGGTTATAAGGAACTCAGAGGCTCTTTCTTCAGCGAGCATGGTCCGAAGGATACCATGTCCTGGTTTACTGATCACGGGGTGGAACTGAAG ACTGAGGATGATGGGAGGGTTTTTCCTGCTAGTAACAACTCGTCTTCTGTAGTCGACTGCCTGTTGTCAGAAGCAAAGCAGAGGGGAGGTGCGTATTTGTCCTCGGTATTGCATG TTTTGCTGCAGACTGGAAAAGTTGTTACAACGGCGTCTATGACTGCTGGTGGGAAGTTCCTTCTGAAGATTGAGAAGCGTACAGTTGATAGTGTGGAACATGTTGAAgctaattatcttttaattgcAAGTGGTAGTAGCAGGCAG GGGTATACTCTTGCTACTCAACTTGGTCATTCTATCATAGATCCAGTACCAAGCTTATTCACTTTCAAGATTGAGGATCCCCAGTTGGCAGAGTTATCTGGT GTTTCATTCCCTAAAGTTAGAGCAAAGTTAAAGCTAGAAACTGTTGGGAGGAGTATACCACACCTTACACAG GTTGGACCCATGTTAGTCACGCACTGGGGACTGAGTGGACCAGTAATCCTTCGATTGTCTGCTTGGGGAGCCCGCAATCTGTTCAGTTCTGATTACAGAG GTACACTATTCGTGGATTTTATTCCTGACCTTCATAGTGAAGATGTGAAGTCCTTTCTTATTGAGCACAAGAATCAGTTTGTG AAGCAAAAAGTGCTGAATTCGTGGCCTTCAGAATTTGGCCTTGTGAAGAGATTTTGGAAATATGTACTAGATCGTGAG GGTTTAAATGGGGATACCTTGTGGGCTTCTCTTTCAAACAATGCATTATTATCTGTTGCTTCTCAGTTGAAGCAGTGTTCATTCGTATTGAAAGGGAAG GGCATATTTAAGGACGAATTCGTCACCGCTGGAGGCGTTCCAATGTCtgag GTAGCACTTAGCACAATGGAGAGCAGGATACAGTCAAATCTATTCTTGGCTGGAGAG GTACTAAATGTTGATGGAATTACTGGAGGTTTCAATTTCCAG AATGCTTGGTCGGGTGGATACATTGCGGGAACGAGCATTGGCAATCTCGCAGTAGCTGCTGGTCTGAAGGATGAAGTAGAATTAAGCCTACGGAGTAGTTAA
- the LOC131302420 gene encoding uncharacterized protein LOC131302420 isoform X4, whose translation MSFAFPRFIFHFGVSPKPSNLPTNHGFFLFSPKKRRFNTTTPLISAQLSSENLLVVVGGGAAGIYGAIRAKTLAPDLNVVVIEKGKPLSKVKISGGGRCNVTNGHCTDNLILADHYPRGYKELRGSFFSEHGPKDTMSWFTDHGVELKTEDDGRVFPASNNSSSVVDCLLSEAKQRGVLLQTGKVVTTASMTAGGKFLLKIEKRTVDSVEHVEANYLLIASGSSRQGYTLATQLGHSIIDPVPSLFTFKIEDPQLAELSGVMVSFPKVRAKLKLETVGRSIPHLTQVGPMLVTHWGLSGPVILRLSAWGARNLFSSDYRGTLFVDFIPDLHSEDVKSFLIEHKNQFVKQKVLNSWPSEFGLVKRFWKYVLDREGLNGDTLWASLSNNALLSVASQLKQCSFVLKGKGIFKDEFVTAGGVPMSEVALSTMESRIQSNLFLAGEVLNVDGITGGFNFQNAWSGGYIAGTSIGNLAVAAGLKDEVELSLRSS comes from the exons ATGAGCTTCGCATTCCCGCGTTTCATCTTCCATTTCGGGGTTTCTCCCAAGCCTTCAAACCTCCCAACAAACCAtggcttcttcctcttctcccccAAGAAAAGAAGATTCAATACAACCACCCCCCTCATTTCTGCTCAACTG TCAAGTGAGAACCTACTGGTGGTGGTTGGGGGTGGAGCGGCCGGAATTTACGGAGCGATTAGGGCTAAGACTTTGGCACCTGATCTCAACGTGGTGGTTATTGAAAAGGGGAAGCCTTTGTCAaag GTAAAAATATCTGGAGGTGGGCGATGCAACGTGACAAATGGGCATTGCACTGACAACTTG ATTCTGGCAGATCATTATCCTAGGGGTTATAAGGAACTCAGAGGCTCTTTCTTCAGCGAGCATGGTCCGAAGGATACCATGTCCTGGTTTACTGATCACGGGGTGGAACTGAAG ACTGAGGATGATGGGAGGGTTTTTCCTGCTAGTAACAACTCGTCTTCTGTAGTCGACTGCCTGTTGTCAGAAGCAAAGCAGAGGGGAG TTTTGCTGCAGACTGGAAAAGTTGTTACAACGGCGTCTATGACTGCTGGTGGGAAGTTCCTTCTGAAGATTGAGAAGCGTACAGTTGATAGTGTGGAACATGTTGAAgctaattatcttttaattgcAAGTGGTAGTAGCAGGCAG GGGTATACTCTTGCTACTCAACTTGGTCATTCTATCATAGATCCAGTACCAAGCTTATTCACTTTCAAGATTGAGGATCCCCAGTTGGCAGAGTTATCTGGTGTAATG GTTTCATTCCCTAAAGTTAGAGCAAAGTTAAAGCTAGAAACTGTTGGGAGGAGTATACCACACCTTACACAG GTTGGACCCATGTTAGTCACGCACTGGGGACTGAGTGGACCAGTAATCCTTCGATTGTCTGCTTGGGGAGCCCGCAATCTGTTCAGTTCTGATTACAGAG GTACACTATTCGTGGATTTTATTCCTGACCTTCATAGTGAAGATGTGAAGTCCTTTCTTATTGAGCACAAGAATCAGTTTGTG AAGCAAAAAGTGCTGAATTCGTGGCCTTCAGAATTTGGCCTTGTGAAGAGATTTTGGAAATATGTACTAGATCGTGAG GGTTTAAATGGGGATACCTTGTGGGCTTCTCTTTCAAACAATGCATTATTATCTGTTGCTTCTCAGTTGAAGCAGTGTTCATTCGTATTGAAAGGGAAG GGCATATTTAAGGACGAATTCGTCACCGCTGGAGGCGTTCCAATGTCtgag GTAGCACTTAGCACAATGGAGAGCAGGATACAGTCAAATCTATTCTTGGCTGGAGAG GTACTAAATGTTGATGGAATTACTGGAGGTTTCAATTTCCAG AATGCTTGGTCGGGTGGATACATTGCGGGAACGAGCATTGGCAATCTCGCAGTAGCTGCTGGTCTGAAGGATGAAGTAGAATTAAGCCTACGGAGTAGTTAA
- the LOC131302420 gene encoding uncharacterized protein LOC131302420 isoform X7, translated as MSFAFPRFIFHFGVSPKPSNLPTNHGFFLFSPKKRRFNTTTPLISAQLSSENLLVVVGGGAAGIYGAIRAKTLAPDLNVVVIEKGKPLSKVKISGGGRCNVTNGHCTDNLILADHYPRGYKELRGSFFSEHGPKDTMSWFTDHGVELKTEDDGRVFPASNNSSSVVDCLLSEAKQRGGAYLSSVLHVLLQTGKVVTTASMTAGGKFLLKIEKRTVDSVEHVEANYLLIASGSSRQGYTLATQLGHSIIDPVPSLFTFKIEDPQLAELSGVMVSFPKVRAKLKLETVGRSIPHLTQVGPMLVTHWGLSGPVILRLSAWGARNLFSSDYRGTLFVDFIPDLHSEDVKSFLIEHKNQFVGLNGDTLWASLSNNALLSVASQLKQCSFVLKGKGIFKDEFVTAGGVPMSEVALSTMESRIQSNLFLAGEVLNVDGITGGFNFQNAWSGGYIAGTSIGNLAVAAGLKDEVELSLRSS; from the exons ATGAGCTTCGCATTCCCGCGTTTCATCTTCCATTTCGGGGTTTCTCCCAAGCCTTCAAACCTCCCAACAAACCAtggcttcttcctcttctcccccAAGAAAAGAAGATTCAATACAACCACCCCCCTCATTTCTGCTCAACTG TCAAGTGAGAACCTACTGGTGGTGGTTGGGGGTGGAGCGGCCGGAATTTACGGAGCGATTAGGGCTAAGACTTTGGCACCTGATCTCAACGTGGTGGTTATTGAAAAGGGGAAGCCTTTGTCAaag GTAAAAATATCTGGAGGTGGGCGATGCAACGTGACAAATGGGCATTGCACTGACAACTTG ATTCTGGCAGATCATTATCCTAGGGGTTATAAGGAACTCAGAGGCTCTTTCTTCAGCGAGCATGGTCCGAAGGATACCATGTCCTGGTTTACTGATCACGGGGTGGAACTGAAG ACTGAGGATGATGGGAGGGTTTTTCCTGCTAGTAACAACTCGTCTTCTGTAGTCGACTGCCTGTTGTCAGAAGCAAAGCAGAGGGGAGGTGCGTATTTGTCCTCGGTATTGCATG TTTTGCTGCAGACTGGAAAAGTTGTTACAACGGCGTCTATGACTGCTGGTGGGAAGTTCCTTCTGAAGATTGAGAAGCGTACAGTTGATAGTGTGGAACATGTTGAAgctaattatcttttaattgcAAGTGGTAGTAGCAGGCAG GGGTATACTCTTGCTACTCAACTTGGTCATTCTATCATAGATCCAGTACCAAGCTTATTCACTTTCAAGATTGAGGATCCCCAGTTGGCAGAGTTATCTGGTGTAATG GTTTCATTCCCTAAAGTTAGAGCAAAGTTAAAGCTAGAAACTGTTGGGAGGAGTATACCACACCTTACACAG GTTGGACCCATGTTAGTCACGCACTGGGGACTGAGTGGACCAGTAATCCTTCGATTGTCTGCTTGGGGAGCCCGCAATCTGTTCAGTTCTGATTACAGAG GTACACTATTCGTGGATTTTATTCCTGACCTTCATAGTGAAGATGTGAAGTCCTTTCTTATTGAGCACAAGAATCAGTTTGTG GGTTTAAATGGGGATACCTTGTGGGCTTCTCTTTCAAACAATGCATTATTATCTGTTGCTTCTCAGTTGAAGCAGTGTTCATTCGTATTGAAAGGGAAG GGCATATTTAAGGACGAATTCGTCACCGCTGGAGGCGTTCCAATGTCtgag GTAGCACTTAGCACAATGGAGAGCAGGATACAGTCAAATCTATTCTTGGCTGGAGAG GTACTAAATGTTGATGGAATTACTGGAGGTTTCAATTTCCAG AATGCTTGGTCGGGTGGATACATTGCGGGAACGAGCATTGGCAATCTCGCAGTAGCTGCTGGTCTGAAGGATGAAGTAGAATTAAGCCTACGGAGTAGTTAA
- the LOC131302420 gene encoding uncharacterized protein LOC131302420 isoform X6 — protein sequence MSFAFPRFIFHFGVSPKPSNLPTNHGFFLFSPKKRRFNTTTPLISAQLSSENLLVVVGGGAAGIYGAIRAKTLAPDLNVVVIEKGKPLSKVKISGGGRCNVTNGHCTDNLILADHYPRGYKELRGSFFSEHGPKDTMSWFTDHGVELKTEDDGRVFPASNNSSSVVDCLLSEAKQRGGAYLSSVLHVLLQTGKVVTTASMTAGGKFLLKIEKRTVDSVEHVEANYLLIASGSSRQGYTLATQLGHSIIDPVPSLFTFKIEDPQLAELSGVMVSFPKVRAKLKLETVGRSIPHLTQVGPMLVTHWGLSGPVILRLSAWGARNLFSSDYRGTLFVDFIPDLHSEDVKSFLIEHKNQFVKQKVLNSWPSEFGLVKRFWKYVLDREGLNGDTLWASLSNNALLSVASQLKQCSFVLKGKGIFKDEFVTAGGVPMSEVLNVDGITGGFNFQNAWSGGYIAGTSIGNLAVAAGLKDEVELSLRSS from the exons ATGAGCTTCGCATTCCCGCGTTTCATCTTCCATTTCGGGGTTTCTCCCAAGCCTTCAAACCTCCCAACAAACCAtggcttcttcctcttctcccccAAGAAAAGAAGATTCAATACAACCACCCCCCTCATTTCTGCTCAACTG TCAAGTGAGAACCTACTGGTGGTGGTTGGGGGTGGAGCGGCCGGAATTTACGGAGCGATTAGGGCTAAGACTTTGGCACCTGATCTCAACGTGGTGGTTATTGAAAAGGGGAAGCCTTTGTCAaag GTAAAAATATCTGGAGGTGGGCGATGCAACGTGACAAATGGGCATTGCACTGACAACTTG ATTCTGGCAGATCATTATCCTAGGGGTTATAAGGAACTCAGAGGCTCTTTCTTCAGCGAGCATGGTCCGAAGGATACCATGTCCTGGTTTACTGATCACGGGGTGGAACTGAAG ACTGAGGATGATGGGAGGGTTTTTCCTGCTAGTAACAACTCGTCTTCTGTAGTCGACTGCCTGTTGTCAGAAGCAAAGCAGAGGGGAGGTGCGTATTTGTCCTCGGTATTGCATG TTTTGCTGCAGACTGGAAAAGTTGTTACAACGGCGTCTATGACTGCTGGTGGGAAGTTCCTTCTGAAGATTGAGAAGCGTACAGTTGATAGTGTGGAACATGTTGAAgctaattatcttttaattgcAAGTGGTAGTAGCAGGCAG GGGTATACTCTTGCTACTCAACTTGGTCATTCTATCATAGATCCAGTACCAAGCTTATTCACTTTCAAGATTGAGGATCCCCAGTTGGCAGAGTTATCTGGTGTAATG GTTTCATTCCCTAAAGTTAGAGCAAAGTTAAAGCTAGAAACTGTTGGGAGGAGTATACCACACCTTACACAG GTTGGACCCATGTTAGTCACGCACTGGGGACTGAGTGGACCAGTAATCCTTCGATTGTCTGCTTGGGGAGCCCGCAATCTGTTCAGTTCTGATTACAGAG GTACACTATTCGTGGATTTTATTCCTGACCTTCATAGTGAAGATGTGAAGTCCTTTCTTATTGAGCACAAGAATCAGTTTGTG AAGCAAAAAGTGCTGAATTCGTGGCCTTCAGAATTTGGCCTTGTGAAGAGATTTTGGAAATATGTACTAGATCGTGAG GGTTTAAATGGGGATACCTTGTGGGCTTCTCTTTCAAACAATGCATTATTATCTGTTGCTTCTCAGTTGAAGCAGTGTTCATTCGTATTGAAAGGGAAG GGCATATTTAAGGACGAATTCGTCACCGCTGGAGGCGTTCCAATGTCtgag GTACTAAATGTTGATGGAATTACTGGAGGTTTCAATTTCCAG AATGCTTGGTCGGGTGGATACATTGCGGGAACGAGCATTGGCAATCTCGCAGTAGCTGCTGGTCTGAAGGATGAAGTAGAATTAAGCCTACGGAGTAGTTAA
- the LOC131302420 gene encoding uncharacterized protein LOC131302420 isoform X8, translating to MSFAFPRFIFHFGVSPKPSNLPTNHGFFLFSPKKRRFNTTTPLISAQLSSENLLVVVGGGAAGIYGAIRAKTLAPDLNVVVIEKGKPLSKVKISGGGRCNVTNGHCTDNLILADHYPRGYKELRGSFFSEHGPKDTMSWFTDHGVELKTEDDGRVFPASNNSSSVVDCLLSEAKQRGGAYLSSVLHVLLQTGKVVTTASMTAGGKFLLKIEKRTVDSVEHVEANYLLIASGSSRQGYTLATQLGHSIIDPVPSLFTFKIEDPQLAELSGVMVSFPKVRAKLKLETVGRSIPHLTQVGPMLVTHWGLSGPVILRLSAWGARNLFSSDYRGTLFVDFIPDLHSEDVKSFLIEHKNQFVKQKVLNSWPSEFGLVKRFWKYVLDREGLNGDTLWASLSNNALLSVASQLKQCSFVLKGKGIFKDEFVTAGGVPMSEHLAQWRAGYSQIYSWLERY from the exons ATGAGCTTCGCATTCCCGCGTTTCATCTTCCATTTCGGGGTTTCTCCCAAGCCTTCAAACCTCCCAACAAACCAtggcttcttcctcttctcccccAAGAAAAGAAGATTCAATACAACCACCCCCCTCATTTCTGCTCAACTG TCAAGTGAGAACCTACTGGTGGTGGTTGGGGGTGGAGCGGCCGGAATTTACGGAGCGATTAGGGCTAAGACTTTGGCACCTGATCTCAACGTGGTGGTTATTGAAAAGGGGAAGCCTTTGTCAaag GTAAAAATATCTGGAGGTGGGCGATGCAACGTGACAAATGGGCATTGCACTGACAACTTG ATTCTGGCAGATCATTATCCTAGGGGTTATAAGGAACTCAGAGGCTCTTTCTTCAGCGAGCATGGTCCGAAGGATACCATGTCCTGGTTTACTGATCACGGGGTGGAACTGAAG ACTGAGGATGATGGGAGGGTTTTTCCTGCTAGTAACAACTCGTCTTCTGTAGTCGACTGCCTGTTGTCAGAAGCAAAGCAGAGGGGAGGTGCGTATTTGTCCTCGGTATTGCATG TTTTGCTGCAGACTGGAAAAGTTGTTACAACGGCGTCTATGACTGCTGGTGGGAAGTTCCTTCTGAAGATTGAGAAGCGTACAGTTGATAGTGTGGAACATGTTGAAgctaattatcttttaattgcAAGTGGTAGTAGCAGGCAG GGGTATACTCTTGCTACTCAACTTGGTCATTCTATCATAGATCCAGTACCAAGCTTATTCACTTTCAAGATTGAGGATCCCCAGTTGGCAGAGTTATCTGGTGTAATG GTTTCATTCCCTAAAGTTAGAGCAAAGTTAAAGCTAGAAACTGTTGGGAGGAGTATACCACACCTTACACAG GTTGGACCCATGTTAGTCACGCACTGGGGACTGAGTGGACCAGTAATCCTTCGATTGTCTGCTTGGGGAGCCCGCAATCTGTTCAGTTCTGATTACAGAG GTACACTATTCGTGGATTTTATTCCTGACCTTCATAGTGAAGATGTGAAGTCCTTTCTTATTGAGCACAAGAATCAGTTTGTG AAGCAAAAAGTGCTGAATTCGTGGCCTTCAGAATTTGGCCTTGTGAAGAGATTTTGGAAATATGTACTAGATCGTGAG GGTTTAAATGGGGATACCTTGTGGGCTTCTCTTTCAAACAATGCATTATTATCTGTTGCTTCTCAGTTGAAGCAGTGTTCATTCGTATTGAAAGGGAAG GGCATATTTAAGGACGAATTCGTCACCGCTGGAGGCGTTCCAATGTCtgag CACTTAGCACAATGGAGAGCAGGATACAGTCAAATCTATTCTTGGCTGGAGAG GTACTAA
- the LOC131302420 gene encoding uncharacterized protein LOC131302420 isoform X1, whose protein sequence is MSFAFPRFIFHFGVSPKPSNLPTNHGFFLFSPKKRRFNTTTPLISAQLSSENLLVVVGGGAAGIYGAIRAKTLAPDLNVVVIEKGKPLSKVKISGGGRCNVTNGHCTDNLILADHYPRGYKELRGSFFSEHGPKDTMSWFTDHGVELKTEDDGRVFPASNNSSSVVDCLLSEAKQRGGAYLSSVLHVLLQTGKVVTTASMTAGGKFLLKIEKRTVDSVEHVEANYLLIASGSSRQGYTLATQLGHSIIDPVPSLFTFKIEDPQLAELSGVMVSFPKVRAKLKLETVGRSIPHLTQVGPMLVTHWGLSGPVILRLSAWGARNLFSSDYRGTLFVDFIPDLHSEDVKSFLIEHKNQFVKQKVLNSWPSEFGLVKRFWKYVLDREGLNGDTLWASLSNNALLSVASQLKQCSFVLKGKGIFKDEFVTAGGVPMSEVALSTMESRIQSNLFLAGEVLNVDGITGGFNFQNAWSGGYIAGTSIGNLAVAAGLKDEVELSLRSS, encoded by the exons ATGAGCTTCGCATTCCCGCGTTTCATCTTCCATTTCGGGGTTTCTCCCAAGCCTTCAAACCTCCCAACAAACCAtggcttcttcctcttctcccccAAGAAAAGAAGATTCAATACAACCACCCCCCTCATTTCTGCTCAACTG TCAAGTGAGAACCTACTGGTGGTGGTTGGGGGTGGAGCGGCCGGAATTTACGGAGCGATTAGGGCTAAGACTTTGGCACCTGATCTCAACGTGGTGGTTATTGAAAAGGGGAAGCCTTTGTCAaag GTAAAAATATCTGGAGGTGGGCGATGCAACGTGACAAATGGGCATTGCACTGACAACTTG ATTCTGGCAGATCATTATCCTAGGGGTTATAAGGAACTCAGAGGCTCTTTCTTCAGCGAGCATGGTCCGAAGGATACCATGTCCTGGTTTACTGATCACGGGGTGGAACTGAAG ACTGAGGATGATGGGAGGGTTTTTCCTGCTAGTAACAACTCGTCTTCTGTAGTCGACTGCCTGTTGTCAGAAGCAAAGCAGAGGGGAGGTGCGTATTTGTCCTCGGTATTGCATG TTTTGCTGCAGACTGGAAAAGTTGTTACAACGGCGTCTATGACTGCTGGTGGGAAGTTCCTTCTGAAGATTGAGAAGCGTACAGTTGATAGTGTGGAACATGTTGAAgctaattatcttttaattgcAAGTGGTAGTAGCAGGCAG GGGTATACTCTTGCTACTCAACTTGGTCATTCTATCATAGATCCAGTACCAAGCTTATTCACTTTCAAGATTGAGGATCCCCAGTTGGCAGAGTTATCTGGTGTAATG GTTTCATTCCCTAAAGTTAGAGCAAAGTTAAAGCTAGAAACTGTTGGGAGGAGTATACCACACCTTACACAG GTTGGACCCATGTTAGTCACGCACTGGGGACTGAGTGGACCAGTAATCCTTCGATTGTCTGCTTGGGGAGCCCGCAATCTGTTCAGTTCTGATTACAGAG GTACACTATTCGTGGATTTTATTCCTGACCTTCATAGTGAAGATGTGAAGTCCTTTCTTATTGAGCACAAGAATCAGTTTGTG AAGCAAAAAGTGCTGAATTCGTGGCCTTCAGAATTTGGCCTTGTGAAGAGATTTTGGAAATATGTACTAGATCGTGAG GGTTTAAATGGGGATACCTTGTGGGCTTCTCTTTCAAACAATGCATTATTATCTGTTGCTTCTCAGTTGAAGCAGTGTTCATTCGTATTGAAAGGGAAG GGCATATTTAAGGACGAATTCGTCACCGCTGGAGGCGTTCCAATGTCtgag GTAGCACTTAGCACAATGGAGAGCAGGATACAGTCAAATCTATTCTTGGCTGGAGAG GTACTAAATGTTGATGGAATTACTGGAGGTTTCAATTTCCAG AATGCTTGGTCGGGTGGATACATTGCGGGAACGAGCATTGGCAATCTCGCAGTAGCTGCTGGTCTGAAGGATGAAGTAGAATTAAGCCTACGGAGTAGTTAA